A genomic stretch from Gemmatimonadales bacterium includes:
- a CDS encoding ABC transporter permease, whose translation MTSLIADLRFAGRQLVRRPGLTLIAVVTLALGTGASTAIFGIVDRVLLRPLPFPESSRLVALCETHPSVEGLCVASPPNVEDWSRESRTLASIGLGRSWSYSMQVEAGGAEGVSGGLATPGLFRTLQVEPALGRLLLPEDLTPSGRHVAILSDQLWRARFGGDRGVLGRSLVLDGESYEIVGVLKPGSEVPHLDYVRVWVPLPFDPRDDENRRWRGFMTIGRLAPGVSAAAAMAELGGIQRALGERHPETNRGWGVGVEPLLDSVVGGVRTTLLVFMGAVAILLLVACANVANLLIARGQTREREFAVRAALGARPARLFRLIATESVLLALVGGVTGVLVASWATDVLLALMPGNLPRLHGAGLDARVLTFALLLTGVAGLLAGFGPALRASRLDLTGVMKQGHQQAGWRSVLGLRGGLVVAEVAMAFVLATGAGLLARGFASLLRWEPGFEQEHLLTFWTYASQGKYPDAPRVSALFERVADAMRSIPSVTSVGMTSSGPLFGGEETGEFVIESAPAAAGTPVVARWYDMSPDYFRTLGLPIRRGRPLGKEDRAGAPRVALINEAMARRYFAGQDPIGKRVRMKNHDEAIEVVGVVADIPPFVPGTSAPPEIYWPYQQSPRWASFLVLRTSGDPALIAGAVEARLREVDPDMSPSNVATMGDLVDAELKRPRFNMLLIGVFAALALTLAAVGVYGVVAASVTARTREIGVRVALGATAGGVQRMIMREGMGLAGAGLLIGLAAAAGLSRFATSLLYGVRPTDRVTYASVALVLAAATAMACFVPARRASRVDPMEVLRSD comes from the coding sequence ATGACATCGTTGATCGCGGACCTGCGATTCGCCGGGCGACAGCTGGTGCGGCGTCCGGGACTCACCCTGATTGCCGTTGTGACCCTCGCCCTGGGCACCGGCGCGAGCACGGCCATCTTCGGCATCGTGGACCGGGTGCTCCTGCGGCCGCTCCCGTTCCCCGAATCCAGCAGGCTCGTGGCGCTGTGCGAGACCCACCCTTCGGTGGAAGGGCTCTGCGTCGCCTCCCCGCCTAACGTCGAGGACTGGTCGCGCGAGAGCCGCACGCTCGCGTCGATCGGCCTCGGCCGCAGCTGGTCGTATTCCATGCAGGTGGAGGCAGGCGGCGCGGAGGGCGTGAGCGGTGGCCTCGCGACGCCGGGTCTGTTCCGCACCCTCCAGGTCGAGCCGGCGCTGGGCCGCCTCCTGCTGCCCGAGGACCTGACGCCCTCAGGCCGTCACGTGGCGATCCTGAGCGACCAGCTGTGGCGCGCCCGGTTCGGCGGCGACCGCGGCGTCCTGGGCCGGAGCCTGGTGCTGGACGGCGAGTCTTACGAGATAGTCGGGGTTCTGAAGCCGGGGAGCGAGGTCCCGCACCTCGACTACGTGCGGGTGTGGGTGCCGCTGCCGTTCGACCCCCGCGACGACGAGAACCGGCGCTGGCGCGGGTTCATGACCATCGGCCGATTGGCGCCCGGCGTCTCGGCGGCGGCGGCGATGGCCGAGCTGGGCGGCATTCAGCGGGCCCTCGGCGAGCGCCACCCCGAGACGAACCGGGGCTGGGGTGTGGGGGTGGAGCCGCTGCTCGACAGCGTGGTGGGCGGGGTGAGGACGACCCTGCTGGTGTTCATGGGCGCCGTGGCGATCCTCCTGCTGGTGGCGTGCGCGAACGTGGCGAACCTGCTCATCGCGCGCGGCCAGACGCGGGAGCGGGAGTTCGCGGTGCGCGCGGCCCTCGGCGCGCGGCCCGCGCGGCTGTTCCGGCTGATCGCGACGGAGAGCGTGCTACTGGCCCTGGTTGGAGGGGTCACCGGGGTCCTGGTGGCCTCGTGGGCGACGGACGTGCTGCTGGCGCTCATGCCGGGCAACCTGCCGCGCCTGCATGGCGCCGGCCTGGACGCCCGGGTGCTCACGTTCGCGCTCTTGCTCACCGGGGTCGCCGGCCTGCTGGCTGGCTTCGGCCCGGCGCTGCGGGCGTCGCGGCTGGACCTGACGGGGGTGATGAAGCAGGGGCACCAGCAGGCCGGGTGGCGTTCCGTGCTCGGTTTGCGCGGCGGTCTCGTCGTCGCCGAAGTGGCGATGGCGTTCGTGCTCGCGACCGGCGCCGGGCTGCTGGCGCGCGGCTTCGCGAGCCTGCTCCGGTGGGAGCCGGGGTTCGAGCAGGAGCACCTGCTGACCTTCTGGACCTATGCGTCACAAGGGAAGTACCCGGATGCGCCGCGGGTGTCGGCGCTGTTCGAGCGAGTCGCCGATGCGATGCGGTCCATCCCGTCGGTCACGTCCGTCGGCATGACCTCGAGCGGTCCGCTGTTCGGTGGCGAGGAAACGGGTGAGTTCGTGATCGAGAGCGCGCCGGCCGCCGCGGGCACGCCGGTCGTGGCGCGCTGGTACGACATGAGCCCGGACTACTTCCGCACCCTTGGTCTCCCGATACGCCGTGGCCGGCCTCTCGGCAAGGAAGACCGCGCCGGCGCGCCGCGCGTGGCGCTGATCAACGAGGCGATGGCGCGTCGCTACTTCGCCGGGCAGGACCCGATCGGCAAGCGGGTGCGAATGAAGAACCACGACGAGGCAATCGAGGTCGTGGGCGTGGTGGCGGACATCCCGCCGTTCGTTCCGGGCACGTCCGCCCCGCCGGAGATCTACTGGCCGTACCAGCAGTCGCCGCGCTGGGCGAGCTTCCTCGTGCTGCGCACGAGCGGCGATCCCGCCCTGATAGCCGGCGCGGTGGAGGCGCGGCTGCGGGAGGTCGACCCCGACATGAGCCCGAGCAACGTCGCGACCATGGGCGACTTGGTCGACGCGGAGCTGAAACGCCCCCGGTTCAACATGCTGCTGATCGGCGTCTTCGCGGCACTGGCCCTGACGCTCGCCGCCGTGGGGGTGTACGGCGTGGTCGCCGCGTCGGTGACGGCACGCACCCGCGAGATCGGCGTGCGGGTGGCCCTCGGGGCCACGGCGGGTGGGGTGCAGAGGATGATCATGCGGGAAGGGATGGGGCTCGCGGGCGCCGGGCTGCTCATCGGCCTCGCCGCCGCCGCCGGCCTCTCGCGGTTCGCGACCAGCCTGTTGTACGGGGTGCGCCCCACGGATCGGGTCACGTACGCGAGCGTGGCGCTCGTCCTCGCGGCGGCCACGGCGATGGCCTGCTTCGTGCCGGCGCGGCGCGCCAGCCGGGTGGATCCGATGGAGGTGCTGCGGTCCGACTAG
- a CDS encoding DUF4097 family beta strand repeat-containing protein: MRRHLVRAPWLISLALAPIAGAAGAQQTVQPGQRLAVSQHRLDIYDVAGHVTLRRGTGSDIVVTATRVGPDGNAINFEFDQERDRGVLRVVYPRDIDRIADPEGDRNGGRGRTTLRLRPDGTFGGDGNDQGSVLRRIGRRMRSDEIEIGGNGGFRGSANLEITVPDGRVIKLHLAVGLVTVNGVTGDGLIDTWGADAVATDIAGSWLFDTGSGNVEVTGAQGTLRIDTGSGSGTVRNMTGDLLDIDTGSGEVDVADVRVERFRFDTGSGDVRADRLTARHGVIDTGSGDADLTYAGGEIDDLLIDTGSGRVSLGLPANVNARLSIDTGSGGIQVARTGAIFERRDSDGMVLRFGEGRGRIRVDTGSGGVTIR, encoded by the coding sequence GTGCGCCGTCACCTCGTGCGAGCCCCCTGGCTCATCTCATTGGCCCTGGCCCCCATCGCAGGCGCGGCGGGAGCCCAGCAGACCGTTCAGCCGGGCCAGCGCCTGGCGGTCTCCCAGCATCGGCTCGACATCTACGACGTCGCGGGACACGTAACGCTGCGCCGCGGCACCGGCAGCGACATCGTGGTCACGGCCACGCGGGTCGGGCCGGATGGCAACGCGATCAACTTCGAATTCGACCAGGAACGGGACCGGGGCGTCTTGAGGGTCGTCTATCCCCGGGATATCGACCGGATCGCGGACCCCGAGGGCGACCGGAACGGCGGCCGCGGCCGCACTACCCTGCGGCTCCGCCCGGATGGCACGTTCGGCGGCGACGGTAACGACCAAGGATCGGTCCTGCGGCGGATCGGACGCCGGATGCGCAGCGACGAGATCGAGATCGGAGGCAACGGCGGGTTCCGGGGCTCGGCCAACCTCGAGATCACCGTGCCCGACGGCCGCGTGATCAAGCTGCATTTGGCGGTAGGTCTTGTCACGGTCAATGGCGTGACCGGCGACGGGTTGATCGATACCTGGGGCGCTGACGCGGTCGCGACCGACATCGCGGGCTCCTGGCTCTTCGACACGGGATCCGGCAACGTCGAGGTCACCGGCGCGCAGGGCACGCTCCGGATCGACACCGGGTCCGGCAGCGGCACCGTCCGCAACATGACCGGCGATCTACTCGACATCGACACCGGCTCGGGCGAAGTAGACGTGGCTGACGTCCGGGTGGAGCGCTTCCGCTTCGACACCGGCAGCGGCGACGTGCGGGCCGACCGCCTCACCGCGCGGCACGGAGTCATCGACACGGGGAGCGGCGATGCCGACCTGACGTACGCCGGCGGCGAGATAGACGACCTGCTGATCGACACCGGCTCGGGCCGCGTGAGCCTCGGCCTGCCGGCCAACGTGAACGCGCGGCTCAGCATAGACACGGGCAGCGGCGGGATCCAGGTGGCGCGCACCGGTGCCATCTTCGAGCGGCGGGATTCTGACGGGATGGTGTTGAGGTTCGGCGAAGGACGGGGACGGATTCGCGTGGATACCGGCTCTGGTGGGGTGACGATACGGTAG
- the fusA gene encoding elongation factor G: MKEYASTAIRNVAVVGHGGSGKTSLVDALAFVAGSSKRHGRVKDGTALTDYSPDETEKGYSINLALAYAEWEGAKINLIDTPGYLDFAGDAMAGVYAADASLIVLSATSGVEVGTEKVWEYSQTCGHPPVFFVSLMDKEHANFERVYQDIRDHLTPKAIPVEIPVGEGPAFRGIINLITRKAHLYKKGTKTGEYDEQGIPAEMEAKYEKYEKDLIETVASTDDALLERYLEGGEIGHDELVRAMRTALTKGELYPVFCGASELTYGMRALLSEIVELVPSPAENEPKQAERWGSADKITVAPTDDAPFTALVFKTMSEPHVGDVSFFRVVSGCVRNGQEVFNAARGAAEKLNHLSIAQGKEKVEVATLHAGDIGAVAKLRETHTNDTLSAPGMPVVLPRVPFPEPVIHVAIEAKVKGEEDKISIGLGKLHEEDPTFHWEYNGEVRQTWIRGLGERHLEVILGRLARKFGVHAGTVKPKIPYRETIKGKAEGEGKHKKQTGGRGQFGDCWIRMMPLPRGSGYVFDDQIVGGSIPGKFIPAVDRGIQEASQRGVLAGCPMVDFKVELFDGKYHDVDSNEMSFKMAGILAFKNVAPSCKPILLEPLSDLEVFTPEEYLGNVMGDLSSRRGQILGTEPDGRMVKLKAVVPEAELYKYATQLHSLTHGRGTCRGKFKQYSEVPPDVAAKIAEEHKKEHKEEGE; the protein is encoded by the coding sequence ATGAAGGAATACGCGAGTACAGCCATCCGGAACGTGGCCGTAGTCGGCCACGGAGGCAGCGGCAAGACCAGCCTGGTCGACGCCCTCGCCTTCGTGGCCGGCTCCAGCAAACGACACGGCCGCGTCAAGGACGGCACCGCCCTCACCGACTACTCTCCCGACGAAACCGAAAAAGGCTACAGCATCAACCTCGCCCTCGCCTACGCCGAGTGGGAGGGCGCCAAGATCAACCTTATCGATACGCCCGGCTACCTCGACTTCGCGGGCGACGCGATGGCCGGCGTCTACGCCGCCGACGCCTCGCTCATCGTCCTCTCGGCCACCTCCGGCGTCGAGGTCGGCACCGAAAAGGTCTGGGAGTATTCGCAGACCTGCGGCCACCCGCCCGTCTTCTTCGTCTCGCTGATGGACAAGGAGCACGCGAACTTCGAGAGGGTCTACCAGGATATCCGCGATCACCTCACTCCCAAGGCGATCCCGGTCGAGATCCCGGTCGGCGAGGGTCCGGCCTTCCGCGGCATCATCAACCTCATCACCCGGAAGGCGCACCTCTACAAGAAGGGCACCAAGACCGGCGAGTACGACGAGCAGGGGATCCCGGCGGAGATGGAGGCCAAGTACGAGAAGTACGAGAAGGACCTGATCGAGACGGTCGCCTCGACCGACGACGCGCTCCTCGAGCGCTACCTCGAGGGCGGCGAGATCGGTCACGATGAACTGGTCAGGGCGATGCGAACGGCGCTCACCAAGGGCGAGCTCTATCCCGTCTTCTGCGGCGCGTCGGAGCTGACGTACGGGATGCGCGCGCTGCTGTCGGAGATCGTGGAGCTGGTCCCCTCGCCGGCGGAGAACGAGCCGAAGCAGGCCGAACGGTGGGGGAGCGCGGACAAGATCACCGTCGCGCCGACCGACGACGCGCCGTTCACGGCGCTGGTCTTCAAGACGATGTCCGAGCCCCACGTCGGCGACGTGTCGTTCTTCCGGGTCGTATCCGGGTGCGTCAGGAACGGCCAGGAGGTCTTCAACGCCGCGCGCGGCGCGGCGGAGAAGCTCAACCACCTGTCCATCGCGCAGGGCAAGGAGAAGGTTGAGGTCGCGACCCTCCACGCCGGTGACATCGGCGCGGTCGCGAAGCTGCGCGAGACGCACACCAACGACACGCTTTCCGCGCCGGGGATGCCCGTCGTGCTGCCCCGGGTGCCGTTCCCCGAGCCGGTCATCCACGTGGCGATCGAGGCGAAGGTGAAGGGCGAGGAGGACAAGATCTCCATCGGCCTCGGGAAGCTGCACGAGGAGGACCCGACCTTCCACTGGGAGTACAACGGCGAGGTCCGGCAGACGTGGATCCGCGGCCTGGGCGAGCGCCACCTCGAGGTGATCCTCGGCCGGCTGGCGCGGAAGTTCGGCGTGCACGCGGGCACGGTGAAGCCCAAGATCCCCTATCGCGAGACCATCAAGGGGAAGGCCGAAGGGGAAGGGAAGCACAAGAAGCAGACCGGCGGCCGCGGACAGTTCGGCGACTGCTGGATCCGGATGATGCCGCTCCCTCGAGGCAGCGGCTACGTCTTCGATGATCAGATCGTCGGCGGCTCGATACCGGGCAAGTTCATTCCGGCAGTGGATCGGGGGATCCAGGAAGCCTCCCAACGCGGCGTGCTAGCCGGATGCCCCATGGTGGACTTCAAGGTCGAGCTGTTCGACGGCAAGTACCACGACGTGGACTCGAACGAGATGTCGTTCAAGATGGCGGGCATCCTCGCCTTCAAGAACGTCGCGCCCAGCTGCAAGCCGATCCTCCTCGAGCCACTAAGCGACCTCGAGGTTTTCACGCCTGAGGAGTATCTGGGCAACGTGATGGGCGACCTCAGCTCACGCCGCGGCCAGATCCTGGGTACCGAGCCCGACGGCCGAATGGTGAAGCTGAAGGCTGTGGTGCCCGAGGCCGAGTTGTATAAGTACGCCACCCAGCTCCACTCGTTGACGCACGGACGCGGGACCTGTCGCGGGAAGTTCAAGCAGTATTCTGAGGTGCCGCCGGATGTGGCTGCGAAGATTGCGGAAGAGCATAAGAAGGAGCACAAAGAAGAAGGGGAGTAA